A single window of Kitasatospora sp. HUAS MG31 DNA harbors:
- a CDS encoding integrase — protein sequence MQVELAAQPRRTDRTNEDFAAASPEALVLLDGSTSPATLDSGCRHGIAWYVRRLGVHLLARLTDRADRAITECLADAIVETAALHGGRCDLAHPNTPAAMVVAARVHGASLEYLVLGDSLLVLQPKDGPPRVIGDNQRFPGGEELRRQIWTTVPGSAERAALHLRYARAVRAARNSGSGPWIAAAMPKAAHHAETGFVPLAELRALAALTDGAARFTERFRLGSWADALRLMAEDGPGELIARVREVERSDVACERWPRGKAHDDASALYARI from the coding sequence ATGCAGGTTGAGCTTGCCGCGCAACCGCGGCGGACGGACCGGACGAACGAGGACTTCGCCGCGGCCTCCCCGGAGGCCCTCGTACTGCTGGACGGATCGACCTCGCCCGCCACCCTGGACTCCGGCTGCCGCCACGGCATCGCCTGGTACGTCCGGCGGCTGGGCGTCCACCTGCTGGCACGGCTGACCGACCGGGCCGACCGCGCCATCACCGAGTGCCTGGCCGACGCCATCGTCGAGACCGCCGCCCTGCACGGCGGCCGCTGCGACCTCGCCCACCCCAACACCCCGGCCGCCATGGTGGTCGCCGCCCGGGTGCACGGCGCCAGCCTGGAGTACCTGGTGCTCGGCGACTCGCTGCTCGTCCTGCAGCCCAAGGACGGCCCGCCCCGGGTGATCGGCGACAACCAGCGCTTCCCGGGCGGCGAGGAGCTGCGCCGGCAGATCTGGACCACGGTGCCCGGTTCGGCCGAGCGGGCCGCCCTGCACCTGCGGTACGCCCGGGCGGTACGGGCGGCCCGCAACTCCGGCAGCGGTCCGTGGATCGCCGCGGCCATGCCGAAGGCGGCCCACCACGCCGAGACCGGGTTCGTCCCGCTGGCCGAGCTGCGGGCGCTGGCCGCGCTCACCGACGGCGCCGCCCGGTTCACCGAGCGTTTCCGGCTCGGCAGCTGGGCGGACGCCCTGCGGCTGATGGCCGAGGACGGCCCGGGCGAGCTGATCGCCCGGGTCCGCGAGGTCGAGCGCTCCGACGTGGCCTGCGAGCGCTGGCCGCGCGGCAAGGCG